A single window of Streptomyces xanthii DNA harbors:
- a CDS encoding GTP-binding protein, which translates to MSGRSERRAPLAVKIVVSGGLGVGKTTFIGAVSEIEPLDTEAAITQVSLGVDSLDGVEGKTTTTVALDFGRITLDASLALYLFGTPGQDRFSFLWDDLVEGAIGTIVLVDTRRIEDCFPALDYFEAQGTPFVLAVNRFDGAERFELAEIREALGVGDEVPVVECDARARASVRDVLGALMDQVIGVRTRGRRPVGV; encoded by the coding sequence ATGTCAGGGCGCTCTGAACGCCGCGCGCCGCTGGCCGTGAAGATCGTGGTCAGCGGTGGACTCGGCGTCGGCAAGACCACGTTCATCGGTGCGGTCTCCGAGATCGAACCCCTGGACACCGAGGCCGCGATCACCCAGGTGTCGCTGGGTGTCGACTCGCTCGACGGCGTCGAGGGCAAGACGACCACGACCGTGGCCCTGGACTTCGGCCGGATCACCCTCGACGCCTCCCTCGCCCTCTACCTGTTCGGCACCCCGGGACAGGACCGGTTCTCCTTCCTCTGGGACGACCTGGTGGAGGGCGCGATCGGCACCATCGTGCTGGTCGACACGCGACGCATCGAGGACTGCTTCCCCGCGCTCGACTACTTCGAGGCGCAGGGCACGCCGTTCGTGCTCGCCGTGAACCGGTTCGACGGTGCCGAGCGCTTCGAGCTCGCCGAGATCCGCGAGGCGCTCGGCGTCGGCGACGAGGTCCCGGTCGTCGAGTGCGACGCGCGGGCCCGCGCCTCCGTCCGTGACGTCCTCGGGGCGCTCATGGACCAGGTCATCGGCGTCCGCACCCGCGGCCGCCGCCCGGTCGGGGTCTGA
- a CDS encoding ABC transporter substrate-binding protein, translating to MRSSTLTSAFALITVAALGLTACGSGDATDAAPAGAAKSDKIPTQDVTSSVKEDPAAAKLLPSSVRKKGSLRLAATVGGTPPGSSYLPDGKTIAGQDVDFARAVAKVLGIELHQEVASFEAILPALGSGKYDLGTGNFGVTDERRRTIDFVTYINDGQGFAVREDSDLKKVTDLKQLCGLNVATGAGTTFEATLEENKGVCADAGEKAYSVKTYAESSAVWSSLQQGRSDVVMSTINGLRYAVEHQEGLRFLNEFHRLDVGFAFKKGTPLAPAFQAAVNKLIADGTYTRILKKWGTGPSAIERSRISPPEIKD from the coding sequence ATGCGCTCCTCCACCCTGACCTCCGCCTTCGCGCTGATCACCGTCGCGGCCCTCGGACTGACCGCGTGCGGTTCCGGCGACGCCACGGACGCGGCGCCCGCGGGCGCAGCGAAGAGCGACAAGATCCCCACCCAGGACGTGACCTCGTCCGTGAAGGAAGACCCCGCCGCCGCGAAACTCCTGCCCTCCTCCGTACGGAAGAAGGGCAGCCTGAGACTCGCGGCGACCGTGGGCGGCACACCGCCGGGTTCGTCCTACCTGCCGGACGGGAAGACGATCGCCGGCCAGGACGTGGACTTCGCACGGGCCGTCGCCAAGGTGCTCGGCATCGAGCTGCACCAGGAGGTCGCGAGCTTCGAGGCGATCCTGCCGGCGCTCGGCAGCGGCAAGTACGACCTGGGCACGGGCAACTTCGGCGTCACCGACGAACGCCGCAGGACCATCGACTTCGTCACCTACATCAACGACGGTCAGGGCTTCGCCGTCCGCGAGGACAGCGACCTCAAGAAGGTCACCGACCTGAAGCAGTTGTGCGGGCTGAACGTGGCGACGGGCGCGGGCACGACGTTCGAGGCGACGCTGGAGGAGAACAAGGGCGTCTGCGCGGACGCGGGCGAGAAGGCGTACAGCGTGAAGACGTACGCGGAGTCGAGCGCGGTCTGGTCGTCGCTGCAGCAGGGCCGCTCGGACGTCGTGATGAGCACGATCAACGGGCTGCGCTACGCGGTGGAGCACCAGGAGGGGCTGCGCTTCCTCAACGAGTTCCACCGGCTCGACGTGGGCTTCGCGTTCAAGAAGGGCACCCCGCTCGCGCCGGCCTTCCAGGCTGCGGTGAACAAGCTGATCGCGGACGGCACGTACACCCGCATCCTGAAGAAGTGGGGTACGGGGCCGTCCGCGATCGAGCGGTCCCGGATCTCGCCTCCGGAGATCAAGGACTGA
- a CDS encoding amino acid ABC transporter permease has protein sequence MSSQTLTKSPPRRAESGPALPRIVPRRRTGQWLAAALVLTLLGLAVNSVLRNEAFQWGVVADYFTTTAVLRGLGLTLWLTALVMALGFALGTLLAVLRLSANPVLRAVSWGYVWLFRSMPILVQLLFWFNIGALYPHILGIRTVDLFGPVTVAVVGLTLHEAAYAAEVVRGGILSVDRGQIEAAQALGLGRARRLRRIVLPQAMRSIVPPAGNMLIGTLKGTSIVSVIAVQDLLYSVQLVYHRTYQVIPLLLVATLWYVVVTSLLSVGQYYVERHYARGAGR, from the coding sequence ATGTCCTCACAGACCCTCACCAAGTCACCGCCCCGGCGGGCCGAATCCGGCCCCGCGCTGCCCCGCATCGTCCCGCGGCGCCGCACCGGCCAGTGGCTCGCCGCCGCCCTCGTGCTCACCCTGCTCGGCCTCGCCGTGAACTCGGTGCTGCGCAACGAGGCCTTCCAATGGGGCGTCGTCGCCGACTACTTCACCACCACGGCCGTGCTGCGCGGCCTCGGCCTCACCCTGTGGCTCACCGCCCTCGTGATGGCCCTCGGCTTCGCCCTCGGCACCCTGCTCGCCGTGCTGCGCCTGTCCGCCAACCCCGTGCTCCGCGCGGTCAGTTGGGGCTACGTGTGGCTGTTCCGCTCCATGCCGATCCTGGTCCAGCTGCTGTTCTGGTTCAACATCGGCGCCCTGTACCCGCACATCCTCGGCATCAGGACCGTCGACCTGTTCGGCCCGGTCACCGTCGCCGTCGTCGGACTGACCCTGCACGAGGCCGCGTACGCCGCCGAAGTCGTGCGCGGCGGCATCCTCTCCGTCGACCGCGGCCAGATCGAGGCCGCCCAGGCGCTGGGACTCGGCCGCGCCCGGCGCCTGCGCCGCATCGTGCTGCCGCAGGCGATGCGCTCCATCGTCCCGCCCGCCGGGAACATGCTGATCGGCACCCTCAAGGGCACCTCCATCGTCAGCGTCATCGCCGTGCAGGACCTGCTGTACTCCGTGCAGCTCGTCTACCACCGCACCTACCAGGTCATCCCGCTGCTCCTGGTCGCCACGCTCTGGTACGTCGTCGTCACCTCCCTGCTCAGCGTCGGCCAGTACTACGTCGAGCGGCACTACGCGCGCGGAGCCGGCCGATGA
- a CDS encoding FAD/NAD(P)-binding protein yields MSAARPPRHSLVVVGAGPRGTGVLERIAANAQENEGPWRLDIHLVDPYPPGGGRIWRQDQSPLLWMNSQAQDVTMFTDDTVELDGPVLPGPALHAWAGLDGRAFPDRRRQGGYLRWVYEKAVAALPEGVVVHHHARRALRLAGTRHGRQQVWLEDRPRPLLADAVVLTQGHLDAELDAEQRELSAYAARHGLVHLPPDFTADSDLSALAPGQDVIVRGFGLAFVDLMVLLTEGRGGRFEGDRYLPSGREPVLHVGSRRGVPYHSKIGYDWDDALGARPPLPRFLGPAQIDELLAREGGFDFRRDAWPLIDKELGFAHYHRLFTAHPERTAVAWTDFEEKYAAADPLGAELQALVAASVPDPADRLDLTALDHPLDGIRHRSPEELQEALRGYITADLERRHDPAHDQDLAVFLGLLSVYGQLVRLGDLGPWWHGFFSYLASGPPGPRLRQLLALSRAGVVRFLGAGVRVSTEDGVFRATGDTVPGAVVEARALVEARLPQPTLARTRDRLLRALHAEGAAATPTGLLAVDPADGRILHRDGSAHPRRFALGPHTNARGAGAFTRPRTNSPSFRQNDATARAVLDLLRDLDCRAAAA; encoded by the coding sequence ATGAGCGCCGCGCGGCCGCCGCGCCACTCGCTCGTCGTCGTCGGCGCCGGGCCGCGGGGGACCGGTGTCCTGGAGCGGATCGCCGCCAACGCCCAGGAGAACGAAGGGCCCTGGCGGCTCGACATCCACCTCGTCGACCCGTACCCGCCGGGCGGCGGCCGCATCTGGCGCCAGGACCAGTCCCCGCTGCTCTGGATGAACTCGCAGGCCCAGGACGTCACCATGTTCACCGACGACACCGTGGAGCTCGACGGGCCCGTGCTGCCCGGCCCCGCCCTGCACGCCTGGGCCGGACTCGACGGCCGCGCCTTCCCCGACCGCCGGCGTCAGGGCGGCTATCTGCGCTGGGTGTACGAGAAGGCCGTCGCCGCCCTGCCCGAGGGCGTCGTCGTCCACCACCACGCACGGCGCGCCCTGCGCCTGGCCGGCACCCGGCACGGCCGCCAGCAGGTGTGGCTGGAGGACCGGCCGCGCCCCCTGCTCGCCGACGCCGTCGTCCTCACCCAGGGTCACCTCGACGCCGAACTCGACGCGGAGCAGCGCGAGTTGAGCGCGTACGCGGCACGCCACGGGCTCGTCCACCTGCCGCCGGACTTCACCGCCGACTCCGACCTGAGCGCCCTCGCGCCCGGACAGGACGTCATCGTGCGCGGCTTCGGGCTCGCCTTCGTCGACCTGATGGTGCTGCTCACCGAGGGGCGCGGCGGCCGCTTCGAGGGCGACCGCTACCTCCCCTCGGGCCGCGAACCGGTCCTGCACGTCGGCTCCCGGCGCGGCGTCCCGTACCACTCCAAGATCGGCTACGACTGGGACGACGCCCTGGGCGCGCGGCCGCCGCTGCCCCGCTTCCTCGGACCCGCGCAGATCGACGAACTCCTCGCCAGAGAGGGCGGGTTCGACTTCCGGCGCGACGCGTGGCCGCTCATCGACAAGGAGCTGGGCTTCGCGCACTACCACCGGCTGTTCACCGCGCACCCCGAGCGCACCGCCGTCGCCTGGACCGACTTCGAGGAGAAGTACGCCGCCGCCGACCCGCTCGGCGCCGAACTCCAGGCCCTCGTCGCCGCCTCCGTCCCCGACCCCGCCGACCGGCTCGACCTCACCGCCCTCGACCACCCCCTCGACGGCATCCGCCACCGCTCGCCCGAGGAACTCCAGGAGGCCCTGCGCGGCTACATCACCGCCGACCTGGAACGCCGGCACGACCCCGCGCACGACCAGGACCTCGCCGTCTTCCTCGGCCTGCTCTCCGTGTACGGACAGCTCGTCCGGCTCGGCGACCTCGGCCCCTGGTGGCACGGCTTCTTCAGCTACCTGGCCTCCGGGCCGCCCGGACCGCGCCTGCGCCAACTGCTCGCCCTGTCCCGCGCGGGCGTCGTCCGCTTCCTCGGCGCCGGCGTGCGGGTGAGCACGGAGGACGGCGTCTTCCGGGCCACCGGCGACACCGTGCCCGGAGCCGTCGTCGAGGCCCGCGCCCTCGTCGAGGCCCGCCTCCCGCAGCCCACCCTCGCCCGCACCCGGGACCGCCTGCTGCGCGCACTGCACGCCGAGGGCGCCGCCGCCACACCCACCGGGCTGCTCGCCGTCGACCCCGCCGACGGCCGGATCCTGCACCGCGACGGCAGCGCCCACCCGCGCCGCTTCGCGCTCGGCCCGCACACGAACGCGCGCGGCGCCGGCGCCTTCACCCGGCCGCGCACCAACAGCCCCTCGTTCCGGCAGAACGACGCCACCGCGCGGGCCGTGCTCGACCTCCTGCGCGACCTGGACTGTCGCGCCGCCGCGGCCTGA
- a CDS encoding amino acid ABC transporter permease — protein sequence MSLTSDPPLKTSADTEVKAVEASAADDPGRLKIVPVRHPWRWVAIAVTAVLLAQFVHGLVTNPGWEWEVFGEFFTADVVLKAVWTTLQLTFYGTALGFALGIVLAFMRLSRSRFLRTVAFGYIWAFRSIPLIVQLLFWFNLAYLYKELQFGIPFGPGFFSFDTMGLVGAMSAAVLGLALHQAAYAAEIVRGGVLAVDGGQLEAAAALGIPRLRQIRRIVLPQAMRSILPNAANEVISLFKGTSIVSVMAIGELFYQVQVIYGRNGRVVPLLMVATAWYILLTSALSVLQHYVERHYAKGTTR from the coding sequence ATGTCTCTGACCAGCGATCCACCCCTCAAGACCTCCGCCGACACGGAGGTGAAGGCCGTCGAGGCGTCCGCCGCCGACGACCCGGGCCGGCTGAAGATCGTGCCCGTGCGGCACCCCTGGCGCTGGGTCGCCATCGCCGTGACCGCCGTGCTGCTCGCCCAGTTCGTGCACGGGCTCGTCACCAACCCCGGCTGGGAATGGGAGGTGTTCGGCGAGTTCTTCACCGCCGACGTCGTCCTCAAGGCCGTCTGGACGACGCTCCAGCTCACCTTCTACGGCACGGCCCTCGGCTTCGCGCTCGGCATCGTGCTCGCCTTCATGCGCCTGTCGCGCAGCCGCTTCCTGCGGACCGTCGCGTTCGGCTACATCTGGGCCTTCCGCTCGATCCCGCTCATCGTGCAGCTGCTCTTCTGGTTCAACCTGGCCTACCTCTACAAGGAGCTGCAGTTCGGCATCCCCTTCGGGCCCGGATTCTTCTCCTTCGACACCATGGGGCTGGTCGGCGCGATGAGCGCCGCCGTCCTCGGCCTCGCCCTGCACCAGGCCGCGTACGCCGCCGAGATCGTGCGCGGCGGAGTGCTCGCCGTAGACGGCGGCCAGCTGGAGGCCGCGGCCGCGCTCGGCATCCCGCGCCTGCGGCAGATCCGCCGCATCGTGCTGCCGCAGGCCATGCGCTCGATCCTGCCCAACGCCGCCAACGAGGTCATCTCCCTCTTCAAGGGCACCTCGATCGTCTCCGTCATGGCGATCGGCGAACTCTTCTACCAGGTGCAGGTCATCTACGGCCGCAACGGGCGCGTCGTCCCCCTGCTCATGGTCGCCACCGCCTGGTACATCCTCCTGACCAGCGCGCTCTCCGTACTCCAGCACTACGTCGAACGTCACTACGCGAAAGGCACCACCCGATGA
- a CDS encoding amino acid ABC transporter ATP-binding protein, with protein MSAATPTPAAAPMVDIKSVHKSFGPLEVLRGIDLQVRTGEVTVVLGPSGSGKSTLLRTINHLEKVDSGWISVDGALVGYRRSGDKLYELREREVLKQRTHIGFVFQNFNLFPHLTVLENVIEAPVSALKRPRAETLESARRLLDRVGLGDKADAYPRQLSGGQQQRVAIARALALEPKLLLFDEPTSALDPELVGEVLDVIKDLAHQGTTMIVVTHEIGFAREVADTVVFMDEGRIVEQGAPAEVLDAPREDRTKAFLSKVL; from the coding sequence ATGAGCGCCGCCACGCCGACCCCTGCAGCCGCCCCCATGGTCGACATCAAGTCCGTGCACAAGAGCTTCGGCCCGCTGGAGGTGCTGCGCGGCATCGACCTCCAGGTCCGCACCGGCGAGGTCACCGTCGTCCTCGGCCCGTCCGGCTCCGGCAAGTCGACGCTGCTGCGCACCATCAACCACCTGGAGAAGGTCGACAGCGGCTGGATCAGCGTCGACGGAGCCCTCGTCGGCTACCGCAGGTCCGGCGACAAGCTGTACGAGCTGCGCGAGCGCGAGGTCCTCAAGCAGCGCACCCACATCGGCTTCGTCTTCCAGAACTTCAACCTGTTCCCGCACCTGACCGTCCTGGAGAACGTCATCGAGGCGCCGGTCTCCGCCCTGAAGCGGCCCCGCGCCGAGACCCTCGAGTCCGCCCGCCGGCTGCTCGACCGGGTCGGGCTCGGCGACAAGGCGGACGCCTACCCCCGCCAGCTCTCCGGCGGCCAGCAGCAGCGCGTCGCCATCGCCCGCGCCCTCGCCCTGGAACCCAAGCTGCTCCTGTTCGACGAGCCGACCTCCGCGCTCGACCCCGAACTCGTCGGCGAGGTCCTCGACGTCATCAAGGACCTCGCCCACCAGGGCACCACGATGATCGTCGTGACGCACGAGATCGGCTTCGCCCGCGAGGTCGCGGACACCGTCGTCTTCATGGACGAGGGCCGCATCGTCGAGCAGGGCGCCCCCGCCGAGGTCCTGGACGCGCCCCGCGAGGACCGCACCAAGGCCTTCCTGTCGAAGGTCCTCTGA
- a CDS encoding ABC transporter substrate-binding protein, whose protein sequence is MLNRRALVASFAALAAAPLLAACGGDSDAATRTGGAGAAGAKKVGNVNIGPDQNRIRGKKVDAIAALLPESVRRRGTLRLGGSADASPPLGFFATDDKTRIGSEIDLATLVADTLGLKLQPEQVSWENLFVGLDSGKFDAVFSNVTVTEERKEKYDFATYRLDNIAFEAKKGTDWRVEGPKDVAGKTIAVSSGTNQEKILVDWSEQNEKAGRKPVAIKYFQKDTDYYLALQSGRIDAYLGPSPASAYHVASAGQSQIIGTISGGGDLVQGKIAATTKKDSGLVDAYAAALDHVIENGSYARVLKRWGLSSEAVPKSEINPPGLPKP, encoded by the coding sequence GTGCTGAACCGCCGTGCCCTCGTCGCCTCCTTCGCCGCCCTCGCCGCGGCGCCCCTGCTCGCCGCCTGCGGAGGTGACAGCGACGCCGCCACCCGCACGGGCGGAGCGGGCGCCGCGGGCGCCAAGAAGGTCGGGAACGTCAACATCGGCCCCGACCAGAACCGAATCCGCGGCAAGAAGGTCGACGCCATCGCCGCGCTGCTCCCCGAGTCCGTGCGCAGGCGCGGCACGCTCCGGCTCGGCGGCAGCGCCGACGCCTCGCCACCGCTCGGCTTCTTCGCCACCGACGACAAGACCCGGATCGGCTCCGAGATCGACCTCGCCACCCTCGTCGCCGACACGCTCGGCCTCAAGCTCCAGCCCGAACAGGTCAGTTGGGAGAACCTCTTCGTCGGCCTCGACAGCGGAAAGTTCGACGCCGTCTTCTCCAACGTCACGGTCACCGAGGAGCGCAAGGAGAAGTACGACTTCGCCACCTACCGGCTCGACAACATCGCCTTCGAGGCCAAGAAGGGCACCGACTGGCGGGTCGAGGGCCCCAAGGACGTGGCGGGGAAGACCATCGCCGTCTCCTCCGGGACCAACCAGGAGAAGATCCTCGTCGACTGGAGCGAGCAGAACGAGAAGGCCGGCCGCAAGCCCGTCGCCATCAAGTACTTCCAGAAGGACACCGACTACTACCTGGCGCTCCAGTCCGGACGCATCGACGCCTACCTCGGCCCGAGCCCCGCCTCCGCCTACCACGTCGCCTCCGCGGGCCAGTCGCAGATCATCGGCACCATCTCCGGCGGCGGCGACCTCGTCCAGGGCAAGATCGCCGCGACCACGAAGAAGGACAGCGGCCTCGTCGACGCGTACGCCGCCGCGCTCGACCACGTGATCGAGAACGGCTCCTACGCGCGTGTGCTCAAGCGCTGGGGTCTGTCGAGCGAGGCGGTGCCGAAGTCCGAGATCAACCCGCCGGGCCTGCCCAAGCCGTGA
- a CDS encoding LLM class flavin-dependent oxidoreductase has product MTTRPAGRRSLHLAAAVDLPDTYEAEPYERAVRLAEHGALDFVTLHDSFAAPGPDGLAVLSRLAPRTTRIGLVPTVTTTHTEPFHVQAAVATLDWVSRGRAGWRPDVSTGAAEARLFGRRDPADPAALWEEAGDVVDAARKLWDSWEDDAEIRDVATGRFVDRDRLHHVDHEGPTFSVRGPSIVPRPPQGHPVVVVDAGSPHAAEAAARHADVALVAEAEPDRLAAARTALRRRAAELGRDPDALRVLAALRIDLSAGERAARPGHGGGPLPTEDGPLYRGGPVDLADLIADRHRDGAADGFHLTPLDPRRDLERLVNATVPLLQHRGLFRTFYPGSTLREHLGLARPVNQYATAGERR; this is encoded by the coding sequence ATGACCACCCGTCCCGCCGGACGCCGGTCGCTGCACCTCGCCGCGGCCGTCGACCTCCCGGACACCTACGAGGCCGAGCCGTACGAGCGCGCGGTCCGGCTCGCCGAGCACGGCGCGCTCGACTTCGTGACGCTGCACGACTCGTTCGCCGCACCGGGCCCCGACGGACTCGCCGTCCTGTCCCGGCTCGCGCCCCGCACCACCCGGATCGGACTCGTGCCGACCGTCACCACCACCCACACCGAGCCGTTCCACGTGCAGGCCGCGGTCGCCACCCTCGACTGGGTGAGCCGCGGCCGGGCCGGCTGGCGGCCCGACGTCTCCACCGGCGCCGCCGAGGCCCGGCTCTTCGGACGCCGGGACCCGGCCGACCCCGCCGCCCTGTGGGAGGAGGCCGGCGACGTCGTCGACGCGGCCCGCAAGCTGTGGGACAGCTGGGAGGACGACGCCGAGATCCGGGACGTCGCCACCGGCCGCTTCGTCGACCGCGACAGGCTCCACCACGTCGACCACGAGGGACCGACCTTCTCCGTGCGCGGCCCGTCCATCGTGCCGCGCCCGCCGCAGGGCCACCCCGTGGTCGTCGTCGACGCCGGCTCGCCCCACGCCGCCGAGGCCGCCGCCCGGCACGCCGACGTCGCGCTCGTCGCCGAGGCCGAACCGGACCGGCTCGCCGCCGCCCGGACCGCGCTGCGCCGCCGCGCCGCCGAACTCGGGCGCGACCCCGACGCCCTGCGGGTCCTCGCGGCGCTGCGCATCGACCTCAGTGCGGGGGAGCGCGCCGCGCGGCCCGGCCACGGCGGCGGCCCGCTGCCCACCGAGGACGGCCCGCTGTACCGCGGCGGGCCCGTCGACCTCGCCGACCTCATCGCCGACCGGCACCGGGACGGCGCCGCCGACGGCTTCCACCTCACGCCGCTCGACCCGCGCCGCGACCTGGAACGCCTCGTCAACGCAACGGTGCCGCTGCTCCAGCACCGAGGCCTGTTCCGCACCTTCTATCCGGGCAGCACCCTGCGCGAACACCTGGGGCTCGCCCGGCCCGTCAACCAGTACGCCACCGCGGGGGAGCGGCGATGA
- a CDS encoding NtaA/DmoA family FMN-dependent monooxygenase (This protein belongs to a clade of FMN-dependent monooxygenases, within a broader family of flavin-dependent oxidoreductases, the luciferase-like monooxygenase (LMM) family, some of whose members use coenzyme F420 rather than FMN.): MTSTSSDETPRQVHLAAHFPGVNNTTVWADPRSRSQIDFTSFEHLARTAERGLFDFFFLAEGLRLREHKGRIHDLDVVGRPESITVLNALAAVTDRLGLAATVNATFNEPYETARRFATLDHLSRGRAAWNVVTSSDAFTGENFRRGGFLDRADRYTRAAEFVDVARQVWDAGAERAFRHAGQHFTVEGDLGPARPPQGHPVVIQAGDSDEGREFAASAADVIFTRHGTLEAGRAFSADVKGRLARYGRAQGDLKIMPGVTFVLGDTAEEAQEKAAEIRRQQVSPQNALLTLEQVWGVDLSAYDPDGPLPDIDPVPGTGLSQGRTHRGDVFELAEKWRALSRDKGLSIRQTVIETTRRQSFIGTPAAVAAEIDTFVQAGAADGFILVPHLTPGGLDEFVDQVVPLLQERGVFRTEYTGTTLRSHLGLPVPAPCHERIPTA, from the coding sequence ATGACATCCACCTCGTCTGATGAGACGCCCCGGCAGGTGCACCTCGCCGCGCACTTCCCGGGCGTCAACAACACCACCGTCTGGGCCGACCCCCGGTCGCGCTCCCAGATCGACTTCACGTCCTTCGAGCACCTGGCCCGCACCGCCGAACGCGGCCTGTTCGACTTCTTCTTCCTCGCGGAGGGGCTGCGGCTGCGCGAGCACAAGGGCCGCATCCACGACCTCGACGTCGTCGGCCGCCCCGAGTCGATCACCGTCCTGAACGCCCTCGCGGCCGTCACGGACCGGCTCGGGCTCGCCGCCACGGTCAACGCCACCTTCAACGAGCCGTACGAGACCGCGCGCCGCTTCGCCACCCTGGACCACCTGAGCCGGGGCCGCGCCGCGTGGAACGTGGTGACCTCCTCCGACGCGTTCACCGGGGAGAACTTCCGGCGCGGCGGCTTCCTCGACCGCGCGGACCGGTACACCCGGGCCGCCGAGTTCGTGGACGTGGCCCGGCAGGTGTGGGACGCCGGCGCCGAGCGCGCGTTTCGCCACGCGGGACAGCACTTCACCGTCGAGGGCGACCTCGGGCCGGCGCGCCCGCCGCAGGGACACCCGGTCGTGATCCAGGCCGGCGACTCCGACGAGGGCCGCGAGTTCGCCGCGTCCGCCGCCGACGTCATCTTCACGCGCCACGGGACGCTGGAGGCGGGCCGCGCCTTCTCCGCCGACGTGAAGGGCCGCCTCGCCCGCTACGGACGTGCCCAGGGCGACCTCAAGATCATGCCGGGCGTCACCTTCGTGCTCGGCGACACCGCGGAGGAGGCCCAGGAGAAGGCCGCCGAGATCCGCCGGCAGCAGGTCTCCCCGCAGAACGCGCTCCTCACCCTCGAACAGGTCTGGGGCGTCGACCTCTCCGCGTACGACCCGGACGGACCGCTGCCCGACATCGACCCGGTGCCCGGCACCGGGCTCTCCCAGGGGCGCACCCACCGCGGCGACGTGTTCGAACTGGCCGAGAAGTGGCGGGCGCTCTCCCGCGACAAGGGCCTGTCCATCCGGCAGACCGTCATCGAGACCACGCGCCGTCAGTCCTTCATCGGCACCCCGGCCGCGGTCGCCGCCGAGATCGACACCTTCGTGCAGGCCGGGGCCGCCGACGGCTTCATCCTCGTCCCGCACCTCACCCCGGGCGGCCTCGACGAGTTCGTCGACCAGGTCGTCCCCCTCCTCCAGGAGCGCGGCGTCTTCCGCACGGAATACACCGGCACGACCCTGCGCTCCCACCTCGGGCTGCCCGTCCCGGCACCGTGCCACGAAAGGATCCCCACCGCATGA
- a CDS encoding DUF1684 domain-containing protein, which translates to MTDAADLRKQWHEERTAAVRAPHGPLALAGTHWLADHPEGQLPAIPGRWRADGDAVVLTAGPGDGYATTGELRLAADTTVPLGERRLVVIVREGLWAVRDFDPAAPTRTAFTGIDIAPHDPRWTLPAQFTPYDEAREIRVGNADGVERGLGLAGELSFTLDGSRHTLRVTGLPDGRLWAVFADATSGKSTYRFRFLYADAPGAEGRTTVDLNRAVLPNCALADHFVCPFPPPGNTLPVAVDAGERNLTAPLAV; encoded by the coding sequence ATGACCGACGCCGCCGACCTCCGGAAGCAGTGGCACGAGGAGCGCACCGCCGCCGTCCGTGCCCCGCACGGCCCGCTCGCCCTCGCCGGCACCCACTGGCTCGCCGACCATCCGGAAGGGCAACTTCCGGCCATCCCCGGGCGGTGGCGCGCCGACGGCGACGCCGTCGTCCTCACCGCGGGCCCGGGCGACGGATACGCGACGACGGGCGAGCTCAGACTGGCCGCCGACACCACCGTGCCGCTCGGCGAGCGCCGGCTCGTCGTCATCGTCCGTGAAGGCCTGTGGGCGGTACGGGACTTCGACCCCGCCGCCCCCACCCGCACCGCCTTCACCGGGATCGACATCGCGCCCCACGACCCGCGCTGGACCCTCCCCGCACAGTTCACGCCGTACGACGAGGCCCGCGAGATCCGGGTCGGGAACGCGGACGGAGTGGAGCGCGGGCTCGGGCTCGCCGGGGAGCTGTCCTTCACGCTCGACGGCAGCCGTCACACCCTGCGCGTGACGGGGCTGCCCGACGGCCGGCTCTGGGCCGTGTTCGCCGACGCCACCAGCGGGAAGAGCACGTACCGCTTCCGCTTCCTGTACGCGGACGCCCCCGGCGCCGAAGGCCGCACGACCGTCGATCTGAACCGCGCCGTGCTGCCCAACTGCGCCTTGGCCGACCACTTCGTCTGCCCCTTCCCGCCCCCGGGCAACACCCTGCCGGTGGCCGTCGACGCGGGCGAACGGAACCTGACCGCACCCCTCGCCGTCTGA